GGCCGTTGCTCATGGTCAGGTCGACGGTGCCGTCGTGGATGGCGGTGTGGTGGGTGGTGCAGACCAGGGCGAGGTTGTCGATGTCGGTGGTGCCGCCTCGGGACCACCAGGTGACGTGGTGGGCCTGGGTGTACTGCGGTGGCGCGTCACACCCGGCCACCACACA
The Streptosporangiales bacterium genome window above contains:
- a CDS encoding HNH endonuclease, with the protein product CVVAGCDAPPQYTQAHHVTWWSRGGTTDIDNLALVCTTHHTAIHDGTVDLTMSNGRAHTIPPRWLDPTQRPRLNRVHDRPP